DNA from Lactobacillus johnsonii:
GTTAGATTCGATGGATATTGATAATAATGAAACTTATCAAAATTCAATGAATTCTCAATTTGATTGGAACAGTGGTAACTCTAATCAGGTATACTACATATATGATCCGTATACGGATGAATTATGGAATGGAGATAGGGCGTACTAATGGATGAATTTGTCTCGCTAGCAATAGGATATTTCCTCGGAAATATCCTTTTTGCTATGATTGTTACAAAAATATTTTTGCATAAGGATCCGACTAAATACGGTTCTGGTAATCCAGGAACGGCTAATGTTGGAGCAGTTTTTGGTAAAAAATGGGGTATTCTGACTTGTATTGGTGATTTAGCTAAAACTTTAGCTGCTCTGCTCATTGTTTACTTTATCTATCATGGTAATCGTTTAGATTTGTCTTTTGCCGGGCTTGGAGTGGTTTTAGGACATTCCTTCCCATTTTGGAATCATTTTAAGGGTGGTAAAGGAGTGGCAGTTACTGCTTTGTGGATTGTCTTTTTTGATTGGAGAGCGGGCCTGATTGCTTTATTAATTGGCCTATTTTTAGTCATTATTATGAAGAACCTTACTATTCCACCGTTGGTCTATATGTTAGGATTCAGTATTTTTACTTGGATTAATTTTGGCTGGAAACAGGGATTGATTTTTTTAATTGCCACATTAATCATGATTTTTCAATTTAGAAAAGATATTGTTGATTTCTTTACTGGTCATGGTAAGCGCGTGGACGTATTAGTCACAATTAAGAAAAAGTTAGGGATATATAAATGAAATCAGCATTGAAAAAGACAATCCAGTGGATTTTACTGATAGTTTTACTGCTGGGAATATTAATTCAAACCTTAGGCTTTTGGAACTATAATCCGGCAACTGTTGCTGGCCGAGCTAAAATTGGTTTAATGATTGGTTTAGTAGAGCTAGCTGTGATGGTTTGGTATGGGATGAGCTATGGTGACAAGGAATACAGCTTTAAGGAAACAGTTAAAAGTTGGCTTGAAGGAGTAATTACCTTAGTCATCTT
Protein-coding regions in this window:
- a CDS encoding glycerol-3-phosphate acyltransferase, giving the protein MDEFVSLAIGYFLGNILFAMIVTKIFLHKDPTKYGSGNPGTANVGAVFGKKWGILTCIGDLAKTLAALLIVYFIYHGNRLDLSFAGLGVVLGHSFPFWNHFKGGKGVAVTALWIVFFDWRAGLIALLIGLFLVIIMKNLTIPPLVYMLGFSIFTWINFGWKQGLIFLIATLIMIFQFRKDIVDFFTGHGKRVDVLVTIKKKLGIYK